The following nucleotide sequence is from Magnetococcales bacterium.
ATAAGCCTTTTTTCTTTATTTTTTGGATCTTTCATTATTAAATGACCGACTTCAGATTGAACCCAGTCAGAGTTTTTTGAGTTCTCAGAAACGATAACTAATAATTTACGGCATCTATCTAATTTTTCATTGATAGTTACAACTATATTATCTCCGGTAACAATAAGTTCATCATACCAAACATTAATATAGTTTCCGCTAAGTCTATTTGCCAATTCTTTGACAAATTCATTATCTTTAGAGCTGTGACTGATAAAAACATCATATTCGTATTCGGAATCATTCGATGGATCAACGTCAATAGTATATCCTTCTGTTGACTTTAAAAGCTCCACAATTAATTCAGTTAAATATTTGTTACTATCATGTTCTCTTCTGACGTGAGTTAAAAGATTTAAAAATTTCGGGCAGCATTTTTTTTGTTTTACCATGTTTTCAATTGTATTAACTAATTTATTGACATCAAACTGTATTATTTCTATTGAATTATGGAAATGCTCTGGTATTTTATTGATTGATTCTCTCTGATTTGAAATAAATATAACGCATGGATTTGGATTTAGATTAATATTCCAATTCTCTATAATGAACATTGAGTCAACAATAATAATACTAGGTTTTTTATCTGCGCATTTAATGTAAAATTCTTCGCAATCATTGTCAACGAATTCAAAAATAATATTTTTATCTTCCAAAATACTTATTAATTTTAGCTCATCATTATGATCTGGAATTTCTATTGAAATAAGAATCTCATACATTGCCGTACCTTTCATAGCTAAAATAGCGGATTATAAAGCTTCATTTTCCAATTTTTTCAACCATTCATTTTCTAATTCGTCTATATAACCCATAATTTTTTCATATGACTTTTTATTAGTATTATCTGGTTGACTAAAAGCACCAATAAAATTAAATTTAATATTCTTTTTTTTATCAGTAAAGATTTTTTTTATAATCACAGGATAGTAAAAAAGCGTATCATGTTCTTTTTTGATGGTCGCATCATAAGTTTCACCTTTAACTATTGAAATATTCTGATCAAATGTAGCTCTAACGGCTTCTTTGTTGATATCTATAATATTAAGATTGTAATTGTTCAAGTCTCCCTTGTGGAGCGTAATGTTTAATTTTTTTACGGTAACACGACTCTTAAGGCGGATAAATTCTTGGGCATAGCGAAATTTTGAAAGTTCGATTATATGTTCATTGTTCTGTCTGTCTATTCCATTTATGGGGTTTGCGCGTGCAATAACTAAATTTTTTTTTAAATTATCCTGTTCATCAAAACTGCTTAACGTTAAATTAGTATATTTATTATTATTAATAATAGCGACTAGAGAGATTTTGTCAATCGAAATCTTAATTGTTTTTTTGCTTTCATCATTTCCTGACACACTAAAATTACGCTCAATTTTTCTGCATCTGAAATAATTTAAGAATTTCAATTTATTATTATTTGATTTTGAAAAATCAAGCAACTTAAAGTAAATCTCATTATTCTGTTCATTGAGATATTCAGGAGAGTGTTCAGAGAATATCGTTGGATCATTAATCAAATCATGGCCACTATTAAATCGTTTCAATATATCTTTAAAGAATAACTCTCTATATTCAAGATCTCCAATGAGTATTTTGCGCAAAAAATCCCCAACCATTTTTTTCACGTTTGTTTTTTTAATATGCAGTATTTGACTCATTGATATGTATTTATGATCATTCAAGAGATTCTCATCTACTTTATTGCAATCAAAAATAAGTTCAAATTTGCTGTAAATTATTGCATCTAAGTATTTTCTATAATTATCTATTCTTCCAGGTGGAAATTTGCCGCTGTTTTCAGACGAAATGATGTGATATAGATCGTTAGCGAGCTTATTTTTTGCAATTTTATTGTCAACTAAATATTTAACGTCTTTTTTATATCTATTTATATCAATCTCATCGCCTAGCATTTATTTCTCCTCTTAAGTGTCATGATCGCGCCCTCAGTTTATGGGCTAACTTATAGTGTTATAATTGCTAAATAAGACGACATTGTAATCTATTTGTATATATTAGAGACGTTATTATCTAAAAGATAATCGCAAGGTAACCGTTCACTCTTCACTCTGTTTGAACCATGATATTGGGCGAAAATTAGTTAACAAATCGACGTGAGGCAGCCGTTAAGACTTTCCTCGAAAAACCCCATCGTTTGATAGTCCATTACGATACTTGATGAAAGGCCTTAATGGTTTGATTTATGGTGATACATCCATACAAGAACTACTATTGATTATAAATCTAGCCTTTTCGCCCATGCCATTCTCTCGGAGGTAGGGGAAAAAAGCAGCAACAAAACAGAAGGGAGTCTGAACGGTTACATCATGATTCAATTGCATACCAACGATTTGAGAAAATGAACACTTCCTTTCAATGATGGCATAGCGAAAAAAAATTAGCAATATAATATTTTCTTGTATACTGTGCAGCAATAAACTTTAACAAATAGGGTGTCCATGTGATTTGAGGATGCATAATCATATTTTTTCTTTCAGCAATTAGTCATAAGCAATATTTTCTTACATTTTAGACCGACTCATTGGAAATGAAGCAATAAATATATTCCGTCCTTCGAATTGGGAAAAGGCAAGGGCAGAAGTCGTTGCTTCGGTTCGTTGGATTCGGGATGACCGGCAGTTTGTCCCTGGATACGGTGTCTGCTTGCGGGGTCTGGAACGTCATTTTGGAGTGAGGCGGGTTTTTTTCATTTTGCGCCTGGGTTTGGACCGTATCCAGGTCGATTTTACCGTAAGTTTTCAATTTCGTTACCTGAAACAAGGTGATAAGATTGGTATTCTCGGAGTGCCAAGGAATTCCGAAATTATTCGATACTCCGAAATACCGGTGAATACTGGTCAGCCGGAAAATAATAATGGCAGGTCTTGCATATGAAGGGGATCTCTCCGGTGCCGAACCGGCGGCGGAAATTTTTCAAGCGTTCTGAAGACCAGATTTCCTGTAATGTGGTTTCGTGAAGATTTCCCATGAGCAGCTCGTCCGGTGGTCCCAGGTGGGAAAATCGGCAGCCGCACACGTCCACTTTCCCATCATGCAGGAGTTTCAGGTTGAACGTACCATAACAGGGAATTTTTTTGTTGGGATAAATTTTTCCCAGACGCATTCCCGGGGGGAGATCTTTTTGTTGAATCATTTTTCCCCAGGAGTCGAAAAAAGGTGCAAACCCGACCCTGACACATTTTGTTCCGTTTTTGGCATCTGCTTCTCGCAGATAAGGTTGAATCAGATTGACAAAGTCAGGTCTTTTCAGGTTGATGTAATCCAGGGTATCGCTGCGAACGTTGACGATGATATTGACCGGGTAATTCAATTGCTCGTTGGTTTTGAATAGCTTCTGGATGCCGCGCAATAATTTTGGATACGAACGGTTTCGATAAATTCTTTCATATTCGTTGGCATCGAAGCCTGACATGGAAATGGAAATTCCGGTAATACCGGATTTCAGCAACCTGCTCACATCTGTTCTTTCCAAAAGGATGCCGTTGGTAATGAATAAAATACTGTCGAACCCCATTTTTCCGGCCAGTTCGAGTTTTTCGAGGCATTGGCCATCGATCAGGCTTTCCCCGACCAGTGGACTGATGACCAATTGCGTGCCGCCCAAGGCCTTGAATTGATGCAAGGCCTTGGCAAAGAGTTCGTTGGTCATGGTGGCATGCGGACGTTGTTGATATTGGTAGCCACAAAACACACAATTTGCATTGCAAATATTGGTAAACTCAATATCCAACTGTTGCGTTGGCAGGCTTTCCCAGCGTTGCAATTCTGATTCCTGAATGGGGGGGCGAAAATATAGGGACTGATTGACTTTTTGCCAAAGAAAATAATTACTGAACCGGCGCAGAAAATCCAGGAATTCGGGAAAATGGGTGGACAGGAATGATTTTAATAATTTTCGCATGATGTTCATGGTTTTACAAACCTCGCATGGATTCAAATTCATGAATCAGCGTCAATCATCGTTTTCAGCCGGGGGTACCCTATCATGTGTCAGACTGTAAAAGCAAAGGCAAAGGTCGTTGCTTTCGGTGGCCTGCCGGCGTATTTTGCGACGCAGGGAACGGGCATGTCCGGGAATGCCAGGCCGGGGTCATTTTCAAGGTGGAAACAGGGGCCTTGTGTGCATGAGCAGAATTTGCCTTTACTATATCCAGCCACCTGAGCA
It contains:
- a CDS encoding toll/interleukin-1 receptor domain-containing protein — encoded protein: MYEILISIEIPDHNDELKLISILEDKNIIFEFVDNDCEEFYIKCADKKPSIIIVDSMFIIENWNINLNPNPCVIFISNQRESINKIPEHFHNSIEIIQFDVNKLVNTIENMVKQKKCCPKFLNLLTHVRREHDSNKYLTELIVELLKSTEGYTIDVDPSNDSEYEYDVFISHSSKDNEFVKELANRLSGNYINVWYDELIVTGDNIVVTINEKLDRCRKLLVIVSENSKNSDWVQSEVGHLIMKDPKNKEKRLIVLNIDNHRLSGIGGDIAGICYEKEKDSDGFAKLLEECNGKRKYYKAYCTLNNYGRKLKKNILLECWHTKKSSAVGINVVNDMKRRIIESDGCYYGILVSWEGFTADAELEIARFAVEKQNTKQIIIPIKGEDIEDIFKKNYDFKEIINKNRDKILHDALKT
- a CDS encoding radical SAM protein, coding for MNIMRKLLKSFLSTHFPEFLDFLRRFSNYFLWQKVNQSLYFRPPIQESELQRWESLPTQQLDIEFTNICNANCVFCGYQYQQRPHATMTNELFAKALHQFKALGGTQLVISPLVGESLIDGQCLEKLELAGKMGFDSILFITNGILLERTDVSRLLKSGITGISISMSGFDANEYERIYRNRSYPKLLRGIQKLFKTNEQLNYPVNIIVNVRSDTLDYINLKRPDFVNLIQPYLREADAKNGTKCVRVGFAPFFDSWGKMIQQKDLPPGMRLGKIYPNKKIPCYGTFNLKLLHDGKVDVCGCRFSHLGPPDELLMGNLHETTLQEIWSSERLKNFRRRFGTGEIPFICKTCHYYFPADQYSPVFRSIE